The genomic stretch ATACACTTTTAAAGTGCATATATTCTGATAGCTGACACCATTTCCATCTGTTTCATCCAGTTTGTATTCGGTCAGCATTGCACACTCCTCACTCTTACTCACTGATTTCTGTTTGCAGTGCACATACATCCAAATCCCACAGCTGGAGCACACCCATGCGGTGATTCTCAGTAAGCCTGCCTGGATGTGGGGGGCTGAAATGGGAGCCAACGACCAGGGAGTCTGTATAGGCAATGAGGCTGTCTGGACCCGAGAGACTGTTAACTCTGAAGAGGCTCTGCTGGGCATGGACCTTGTCCGGTAAGTATAAGTCAAATCCTGCGAGTCGTTGATCGGTGCCctaaaaaaacaggttttgacaCATTTGGACACATTTCAGTTCCATTTCCTGTAGAACTGCTGCCACAATAGGATGAAAAAGTCACCACCAGTCTCCCGTTTCGCATAGTTTGCTAAATAGTATTGCGAAAAAAAGGTATGGAGGGTGATTTGTTGAGCTCAGACACGTTAATAAATTAGATTACTGTACTTTAATCTGATAAACTGCATTTGCTGAAGCTGTTTCAAAAGCGAAGATAGATCTTGAAATGGTGCAGCACCGTGTGCAACGTAGGGacaaataaaaggggaaaaacgtATCAGTTTTCAGTCAGTTAAAAGGAAAAGTGGTTTTAAAAAGTGTATAGGATAAGAAAAATATGACAAATGCTTTTCAGGCATACCTTTCatgaaatattttatcatttttgagTCATCTGGGTGGACTTTTGTTCATCAGACTAGGGTTGGAGCGTGGTGACAGCGCCTGGGCAGCCCTGACTGTTATCACAGGCCTCCTGGAGCAGTATGGGCAGGGGGGCCAGTGCAGGGAGGATCCTGCCCCCTTTAGCTACCACAACACCTTCCTCCTGGTGGACCGCGAAGCGGCCTGGGTCTTGGAAACAAGTGGACGTCTATGGGTGGCCCAGAAGATCACAGGTGTGcaaatttgttattatggaatTGATTCATATCACCTTTTGTGGAACAGAATAAATGGTGTTTTTAAATATCTGGTTTAGCAACTTGTgtttttaaggcttttttttcaTGCTATGATATTTATTCCACCAAGAGGGTGTGAAGAACATCTCCAACCAGCTGACCATTGGTTCTGAGATCTCAGCGGAGCACCCAGAACTGAGAAGTGTGGCCCAGGCTCAGGGCTGGTGGGATGGCGAAGGGGAGTTTAACTTTTCTCAGGTATTTAGCCCTGAAAATCCGCCGGCCAGGATGGAGCTGGCGAAACAGCGCTACAAGGGAGGCACAGAGCTACTTCACCATCACGATGGTGAGGGTGGTCCGCTCCTGTGTTTCTAAAAGTAATTGTGCAATGATATACTAACCCAGAGCTAATCAACTCAATCCTACAAGGCCTgtaatccagccgggttttctgtgtTACCATTTAGACCACTGCTTTCCGTAAGAAAATTGGGGCCCAGCTGAAAGCAGATGTTTACCTGGTTGGACAGAATACCCAGCTGGATCGGGACTTGTAGGACTGGGCTGATGTCGATCGATTAACCTACCCTTTCTGCCCTTTGTGCGGGCTCAGGGGCAGTCACAGCTGAGGTCATGATGTCTATACTGAGGGACAAAGCCAGCGGTATCTGCATGGATTCTGGGGGGTTTTGCACCACTGGCAGCATGGTGTCCATCCTGCCCAGAGACACCAGCCTGCCCTGCATCCACTTCTTCACTGCTACACCAGACCCCTCTAGGTACTTTACTCTGTTTATATTTGACAGCTTTATCTACCTTCCATGTACCCTGGAGGAGGAAGTACCAGAAAACGCATGGTCGTGTACATTTTGGAGTAGAGGGATTTTCCCCTTGTTCTTCTGAGCAACTTTGAGCCCTTTAAATTGCATCATCAGTCAAGTACTATGTGGGACATTTTTCTCTTAAATTTTCCAGTCAGATGCCACTAAACTCCTGCAACTTAATTGACAAGTAACATGTGATCCAAATAATGACCTAATTGCACAGGCTTGTTCTCACTCATACAATTTATCTAAACGTTTCTGCTTGGATTGACAAGAAAATTGGACCTCTGATAAATTGTTGAAGATCTTTCAATCTAAACAAGCATTTATGCTGGAGAGTAATGTGTAGGGGTGTGTTTCGTGGTGTAAATAGTATTGACAGTATCTTTGTCTTACATAATATCTGCATTTTGTAGCTATGATCAAACCGACTAACGAACTGGCGCAGCAGTAATGGTGGCCACTGGCAAAGGTCTGATTTTAGGTGGGAGGTTCTGCTGCTAGATGTTCCAGTCATTATGCCATCTACTGTCCGACTGACCTGCAGGTGGTGTCCGTCCTCCTTTCTTTACGCACGTCTCCAGAAAAGCTCTTTTAGCCGCTCCCGTCCCAGGATAATCATAATTGTGACAGAAGTCTTGGTTTACAAGTCGTGTCTCCTGAAAATAGATCTCAAGACTGCAATTTAGATGGCTGATGGTTGTTTCGGGGCGGTTGTTCTAATTTGACGTAGGTggcctccttttctcctctctctaccatGTCCATGTCCAGAATGGTTGCATCTTCTGTAAATGTATTAAAATCTGAATCTCGTCCCGATGAGCTGGTTGGTTATGTACTGTGCACAGCACTGTCTCGTTCCCCTCCAGACTTCTTCCTCACATCTGCATGCAGGGGGTGGATGAAGAgtttctttttgtctctctcCTGCCTTCTGCCAGGTCTATATTCAAGCCTTTTGTCTTCTCGGACTCTTGCACCCCAGTGCTGGGGGTGGTCTCCCCACAGTTTGGCCCAGAGGACCCTGTCAGGAAGCAGCCACGATTTCAGAGCCAGGTGGACCGCAGACATGAGCTGTACAAGTGCCACCAGGTGGCCCTCAGCATCATGGAGACCCACCCGGTGAGCCTCATTCATAGCTTTAAATGAATATATACATGAGTTGTCTTAACTTTGTCACTCACTGTGGTCAAATAAAAGCAGTCTCTAAACAAAGACATGATTAACAGTATGTTATATTATTTAAACATGAAACACTTCCAATTGGTTGTATTTATGTCACTAAACCACAATATCTGTCTGCTATTGCCATTGACAGATGTGTCTTAAATTGATGCACAATGCGTTTGTATAATTATATATTACGAACAATATTTGGTTTTTGTGTCTGTAAAATTGAAAACAATGACATCACAACAGAACAGTAGTAACACAAAAGAATTATTGCAATAATCAACAATTTATTGATGTTTACTCTccaaataagattttttttaaaacatttggttTCATATAATCGCAATATCGTTTAATATTGATATCATAGCATTTAGTGACTCTTGTCAAATCATTTATACTGACTCACCCAACgttacatatttatttattgaatgTTATCAGTGGTAGTGGGACCCAGTGGTGTGTAATATTAGGTGTGCAGGTGCTGTCATTAAGTCTCTTGACTCAGACGTCTGGATGAAATAAGATTTGGAAAAGTGGAATGGTCTCTCCTAAAAGTACACGTTACCTAAAGAGGCGTAACCACAGTTTAGAATTGACTGAGCACACTGCTTTAACTGCCTGTGTCAACATGAAACACATGTAATATTTGACCCAGATGATGGTGCCGTCCTGACGTCTCCATCTTTTTTCATGTCAGAACGAGGGTTCAGCCATCCTAGAGATACTGAGAGAACTGGAGTCGCAGTGTCTGAGCGAGATCTCTGCCATGCTGAATGGAGAGATCCCTGGACAAGACCTGGGGGAGTTGTTTTTCGACTGTGTGGATGCGGAGATTAAATTCTACCagtgaggaggtgagaggattCTAGAGCTTTTTGTATCATCCCACTACAGATCCCAAAGCattccttttccaggttttCTGACTCATCCTTCAAAGCTACATTGTTTTTATGTTATTCTGCATCATAACACTGAATATAACAGCTACTGTCTCTGTTACAGCGCCTCCAGGTGGACTAGCATTCCCATTTTTCCAGCAGAAGGCCCTGGATAAACAGTTTTTCACATGACGGCCTTCACTCCAGCACACATTCTCATAGGTTCTCATTATAGCAAAGACTGTAAAACGCACATGTGAACTAAACTTCTTAATGATCAGCTAGCAAATAGTGCCTGCACCTTAGTAGTGTGTTGGAAGATGTAAATGACAGTGGCACATAATATATAGAGGTATGTCACACTGCACACTGTTAATATGCCATTTGtctatttaattttatttaatttgctCATAAATTGAAGGCCATTGATGCTATCTCTTGGCAATAATTCAATAAAGAATGTGCATAGTCTGATCTGCTGTGCTCGCTGTgcatctgcttttctttttttttaaatgaatttgtgAAATATTTCTAAAACTCTGTGTTTGCTTTCTATATCTAGGGTATTGATTGTAGATTCATGACAGTATTGCAGCCCGTAGGTGCAGATACTGCATCACCGAACAATACCGAACAGGACCACTGTGCAAAGTATCCATTAAACAGTCCAGTAGATTCAAAGAAATAACATTTTACTACACGGGTATATATTACTTACACATGTTTAACATATGATaatcaataacaaatcaaaaacacaaataaatgcataaaGAGATATTTTGTTTCAACAGTCGTGGGTGGGTCGTGATGGTGCAGTTCCAACTCCGCCCGGTAGGCGGCGATGATCAAACTCAGCCGTCGCGCGTTTGCTCATTCATGGcgaatgaaaacacaaactgtgGCACCATTAGTCAACTTGGTACCGAATGTGTCGTGAGCTGTTGTTTTTTGAGCTTTTAGCATTTTCCTGATATTTAGATCTCACCGTGGACGTTGTCTTCCAGCGAAGTGGAGCCGACTAACTGCAGAGGTAACGGAACATTCGGGTCTTGACGTGGCCGCATCTGTGCCCGGTGTTGCTAATGTGGCAGCCAAATCCTGCGCTTCAGCGGTCACTGGAACCGATTAGTTAAAGTAATTTGCTAGTTGGATTTAAAAGAAACCTCCAGGGTTCCTTCTTTAATATCTAATGTTTATACCTTCACTGGTGTTATTGTTTGGATGAGCCATTAGCCAGTAGCAAGTGCAGCTACTCAGGTACTGTTCACGTTACATTATGGGCCCAATCAGTTGTGTCCCAAATCACAGGATAATCTATCTACATTTCTATAAATCAATCTATATAATCTATTAGTTGTGCTACCGTAATTTCTTCAAATTTATGCACACCTTGAAAGTCTAGATTATATTCGGTTCATTTGTTGAACCGCTTCAAACTCCACAATTAAATGGTTTTAACTGCTGTTGAAGCCAAATTGTCCTTTGAGGAAAAGAAATCATCGTTTGAAATCAAATTACTAAAGCAGAGACCAAATAAATGATACTTGAGTCTTTCCTCATTGACACAACAAACTTGTTACCTTGGAGTTCATTGTTGAtatatgtgtttttttcccccctccttgtAGAATTTAACATCCACAAGGTTGCAGAGAGATGTATTCCCACAGGTCCGATCACAGTCGGCAGTACGGTGTGAGAAGGCACTGGGACGGCGATGATGAGCACTGGGAAAAGCACGAAACTCAGAGGAATTCCCACCGTTCCTACGGGGGAAGTTCGGAGAGGACAAGCAGAAGTAGAGAGTACGGTGATTCGCCGAGGAGGCGGTACAGTAAAGACTTCGCGAACCACGAAAGGAGGCGAAAGAGCCCGCTGAGGAGGCGCGCGTCCTCCCCAGATTGGGGCgctttggaaaagaaaaggcgGCGGCTGACCGAGGACGAAGAGGACTACAAATACAGACATTTGGCTGAGGGGAAAACGAGCCGGCAACTGTCGCTTGACGGTGCAAACTTTCACCCGTCCGCTGATTTGAAACAAGAAAAAGATTTCGAAAGTAGGAAAAGAACGAAAGGTTCCGGTCACAGACACCACGAGGAGTTTGTGTACAGGAAACGACACGATGATGCACAACTGACTGGATACAACAACGACAGAGACGATCGTGAAAGGACCTGGGACGGTGCACGTGAGAGGACACAGTCACTAGATGAGCCTATGAAGGTCAGTCACTATAGAAACCCTAACGTGTCATTTTAAGGATTTTGTTTCTCACCAATCTGGTCCAACCAGTTATTTCCCCATCTTAAGTTCAGTTGGATAGATAAATTATGATATATATAATAAAGATCAACAATTAAAACTCAATTTTCCTAAATAATAAGCCTGGTACAAATGTATATCCATCCGACCAACATTTGTTGAAGGTTATTGCAATACAGTGATGGATTATTTCTCCATATAATGGCTTGAAGTATTTGTCTGACAACAGAAGTGACATCGTTTGTggttgcttttgtgtgtgtgtgtgtgtttttaagaaTCCGGACAGAGACGGCACACACCAAAAGGAAAGTATTCCCGACAAGAACACGTCATCCAAGGGTTTCCAGCTTTTCCTCAATGTTCTCAACAAGGGCGTGAATGTCGCCACTCTCACCAAAATCATGACTTCTGCAAAAGAAGAGAATCGACCGCAGGCTCTGACTTCCCCCCCGAATACTACAGATGGACCTTTGTCACCTCCTGACAGGGGGGAGCCGGAATTTCACCAAAACACCGACCGCAGGAGCGAGGACGTGGAGTTTTGGAGAATGGCGTCTTCAGAGCCTCCACGCAAATCGTTATCCACCCCAAAGGAGAACTTAATGTTTGATGAACTGCCTGTGCGGTCCCGTGATGGAGACCAGAGCTACCCAGGCTCTAGTGGCTGTTCTGGGTCTCTCGCACACTTGGATAAGATAACATTAACACCCGAGgaggagcacaaacacaagcaggcGCAGCATATTTTGCAGGCCATTGGCATGAATATAGAATTTGAGGAACTGGGCCAGATGTCACATCGGATCCAGGAACGCCTATATGGTAAGAGAGACGGCGACAGGGGACGCCCAGGTAGGCGTAGCAGGGAAAGAGATACAATGAGGGTGTCGTCACCAAGGCTACATAACAGATCGTCGTCAAGCAGCAGGTCCACTTACAGCCCGTCACCTCAGAAATCCAAGAACAAGGATTCGCACAGTTTTCAATCAACCAACAGTGAAGAGAAGTCCAGGGAAAACATCTCAACACGTCCATCTTACCCTCAGGATTTCACATACACTTTACCAGAGCCGCATCCTGTGCCTGCAATGCCAGCATACTCGCCAGTTAGCCGTCCCGGGCAGCCTTTTCCAGCCTTTCTTCCTAACTTGTCCCAACCCACACCCCATTTGTTTTTCCCCCATATGCCTCCTTACCCCCAACCTCCACCAATGAACGTCTTTCCAGCGGCGTTGGCTCAAATGAGGCCTCTGTTTCCACCACCTCCAGTTCACCCTTTAAATCCTCCTCAGAAATCCAAACCCTTGTCAAGACCTCGCTGTTTGCAGGTCATTGAAACCAAGCAGCCTGGTTAATGTGGAAAGAGTGGGATATACTGTGAATGCCGTCTCTTGATGAACACGGAGATTCTTTGGATTATAAATCCAATTTGGACGTAAACTAGAAAAAGCAATTCACTACAGCATGGAGCAACAGACACTAGTAAACCCATACAGTGTATTAAGAGTTATTAAGAACTCTTATATGTGTGGTGGATATTGGAGGACTGTATTTATGCACATTCTATTCAAAAACAAATTTGACACAagttaatttaaagaaaaagctaTTTTTCTGTATTTAGAATGGTTTTAaggctcattttctttttttgtttcattgcTGACTAATTTCATTCCTTGTATAATCATGTATAAACATCTAAGCATTTGAATTTGATAACATTAAACTGTTTGAGCTGCTAATTGGTGGTGTTTTCTTTGACTAACCTTGTTTTTAGTCCTCAGGAAACATTTTAAGGAGATTGTGTGCCTATGTGACAAGACACCAAAGTAGTCACGAATAAGCTTAGAGTTATTCTAATAAAATTTAGAGACTTATTAGGAAGTTGTGACACATTCAGGCCGACTTTGTCGCCAGACAAATGCTTGCACAAGaggaattattttattattgtgtaTATAAATATCAAGGTGTAGTATCGGTCATCCCTCCAGCTGGGGGCGCTGATCTATTTTATGACAGCAGAAAGCGAATCGTCGAAGTCCTCAGAATAATCGAATGTTATTTTTCTGCAAGTGTTTTTAGAACCTGATCCGATTAAACTCTCAAGTGTCACAGCCCCAGAAGTGAAAACTGCAAAATATCATAAAGACCCCGGAAGCGTCCATTCGGGCACATGTAGCATAGTAAGTAAATAGTTAGCTTCCAAGCTAATGTTGTGCTGTGACATGGACATTGTTTTCTTATATTTCCCTCTGTTATACTGTAAAGCTTTAGCCATTGCAGAGTTATATCTCCACGATGTTTCTATTTTACAGAAGGAAAGcaaaaaggcaggaaaatgatGAACTCTCTTGATTGGGAAGACTCTGTTCGAAAATGGCAAACCACTATGAACACCTACCAGAAGAATGATAGAGGCAGGATGGAGAATCCTTCTGGGACACATGGGACACATCAGACGTCCTGCCACTACAGAGCAGACACTGTCCATGTTCCAGACACAGATCCAGAAGATCAAGAGTTGACcaggaagctgaaagagctaAGAGgaatagaggagaggaaaatatGCAGggaagcttctccagcctgtAAAACAGTGTTGGAGCCATCACTTGGAGCCCCCGGTGAGCAGTCGTGCAGACGCACCGGGACGTCTCTGAAAGAGAGGGTGAACGCAATTTTACAGCAACGGCAATCAAACGGCTTTCTGTCACAGGTGAGCTTTTGATTCAGCCACTCTTATTCATTAATGAGCCCGTTTCCTTTGTCTAGATGGTCCAGTTTGCAGGGCGAGTGTGGTTTCCAGAATGTTAACTTTGGTTTCTTACTGTTCAGAGCCATTTTCGCAGCAGGATAAAGTCATCCGACCCGAGTAAAGGTGATAAGCAACTGGAAGATCATCCACTAAAGAGCAGAGTGAAGATGCTCATGACGCACAGGAGGCGTCACCCGTGTGTTTCACCATCTATTACACAGGTTTGTggaatattttaatgtttttatgttCAATCTAATTCACGCTTAAAGTATTATTTCATGAGAAGGGAACTTTTGCTTATATTGTGCTCTCTACTTAGCAATTTTTCCTCTCATGCCTcacagccgccgccgcctcctcctcctcaacgcGCCGCTTCTTCACTGGCCGAGAACAGCGTTGATCAGGGTTTTCAGCGTTTCCTCAATGTTCTCAACAAAGGAGTAGATGTGGATTTGCTGAGGAAAATTGTCAACGCTGACTCCGAAGACCTTTGTTTGGATGATAAGCGCCATAATATCCAGCAAAATGAGGTGACAGATATGTCCTTTAGAGAGAGACCATATTCTAATGATGGGAACTCACTGGGAGAACCCAGTGGACAGGAAGAAAGCAGCACTGATCCACGCAGCCAAGAAAGATCTCAGAGTAGCCCAATCCCTGAtgaggatgaaaagaaagaggaggaacttTCCCCTTTTAGCTTTAGGACATCAGCAATGAGGAACAACaaggaagatgaagaaaaaataaagcacGATCAGCAACACGAGCAGCTTCAGAACATCTTAAAAAGTCTGGGCTTGCAACTGGAAAAGGAGGAGATGAGCCAACTAGCAAACCGGACCCAGGAGAGGCTGTACGGCAAGAAAACGGACAACGCGATAGCCCAGAGCAGACGGCAACCGGACAGACACCCGAAGGGGTCCCCGAGGTCAAGCCGGGGCTCTTCTTCGTCATcgtgttcctgctcctcctctagGAGCAGAAGTTCCAGCTCCTCTTACTGCGGAAGCTCCCGCAGCAACGTCTCCAAACGCAGGAGCAACGGGTCGCCAGCGAGAAGCGGCGAGAACCTGACGGGCCTCGAAAACAACCCGGGCACAGAAAAAAGACTGAAGACCAGCAATGAAGATCAACAGCAGTCATGTGCAGAAACCCAGGCGTGGCCTCCTCCCAATCCCAGTTATTCTCTCAGCCCATTGCCAGATTACACTCTGTCTCAGTACTCCCAGTACAGCGCGTACAGCACCAGTTCTTATCATAATACGAGTTCTTACTGGACATATTCACAGGTTGCCACGCATCCCTCCTTTTATCCCAGCAGCCTCCCTTACGCACAGAATCAGTGTCATAATTTTCCTGTAAATTTTGTGGAACATCCAAGAAGTTTTCCTGACCAATGGCAAATGGCACCTCCGCTGGACCAGCAGTGTCTGCCCACCCCCCAAATGAATATGAGAAAATGGCGAAAAaggtcaaaaaagaaaaagaagaagcttgCCTGGTGGTGGAAACGAACGGAGGTAAAGGTGGTGGATAATGCTGAAAAGAAAGAGCCGGCCgtggagcagcagccagccccCAAGGAGGAGGGACGGGTCGATCAGGTGGGAaaggtttcctcttttttcactGATCAAAAGCCATTCTTAGATAGATCCTGTTGGCATCTCCACGCAGACCAGGAGTTTTGGTTTAAACCGCTGTGGAGAAACACGTCCAGGCCCTCTTTTATACTCTTATTCCCCTTTCACCAGTGTCACAACGGCGCGTCGGTGGGTCAGAACCCCAACGCCAAGAACTCAGAGAAGAGCAAAAATCAGCTACCtaaggaggaaataaaggctAACCTGGGGAAAACGGTTTGTGAACTTTTCCATTTTACCACCTGGACATTCACTGGAACAGTAATTCCTTTATGCATGAATCACTCAGCGGTACACAGCGATCATCATTTTTGATCGGGGTTTTATTATATCGTTAAGGCGGCAAATAATACTTACAAAAAGTTGATTCCCCTTTCACCAGTGTCACAACGGTGCGTCGGTGGGTCAGAACCCCAAAGCCAAGAACTCAGAGAAGAGCAAAGATCAGCTAactgaggaggaaataaaggctAACCTGATGAAAACGGTTTGTGatcatttcctttttctcaCCTGGACATTCACTGGAACAGTATTTCCGTTATGCCTAAATCACTCAGCGTTATTCCCCTTTCACCAGTGTCACAACGGCGCCTCTGTGGGTCAGAACCCCAAAGCCAAGAActcagagaagagaaaactaactgaggaggaaataaaggctAACCTGATGAAAACGGTTTGTGatcatttcctttttctcaCCTGGACATTCACTGGAACAGTATTTCCGTTATGCCTAAATCACTCAGCGTTATTCCCCTTTCACCAGTGTCACAACGGCGCCTCTGTGGGTCAGAACCCCAAAGCCAAGAACTCAGAGAAGAGCAAACATAAGCTAactgaggaggaaataaaggctAACCTGAGGAAAACGGTTTGTGAACTTTTCCATTTTACCACCTGGACATTCACTGGAACAGTAATTCCTTTATGCATGAATCACTCAGCGGTACACAGCGATCATCATTTCTGATCGGGGTTTTATTATATCGTTAAGGCGGCAAATAATACTTACAAAAAGTTGATTCCCCTTTCACCAGTGTCACAACGGTGCGTCGGTGGGTCAGAACCCCAAAGCCAAGAACTCAGAGAAGAGCAAAGATCAGCTAactgaggaggaaataaaggctAACCTGATGAAAACGGTTTGTGatcatttcctttttctcaCCTGGACATTCACTGGAACAGTATTTCCGTTATGCCTAAATCACTCAGCGTTATTCCCCTTTCACCAGTGTCACAACGGCGCCTCTGTGGGTCAGAACCCCAAAGCCAAGAActcagagaagagaaaactaactgaggaggaaataaaggctAACCTGATGAAAACGGTTTGTGatcatttcctttttctcaCCTGGACATTCACTGGAACAGTATTTCCGTTATGCCTAAATCACTCAGCGTTATTCCCCTTTCACCAGTGTCACAACGGCGCCTCTGTGGGTCAGAACCCCAAAGCCAAGAACTCAGAGAAGAGCAAACATAAGCTAactgaggaggaaataaaggctAACCTGAGGAAAACGGTTTGTGAACTTTTCCATTTTACCACCTGGACATTCACTGGAACAGTAATTCCTTTATGCATGAATCACTCAGCGGTACACAGCGATCATCATTTCTGATCGGGGTTTTATTATATCGTTAAGGCGGCAAATAATACTTAATAAAAAGTTGATGCGTTCAAACGTACATTTGCAGGTTTGGGGTCTCCTCGGGCATTTTGAAAGCTCACTTTTTtccgtgtttgtttttatttgttccAGCTTGAAGCATTTAACAGGAAGGCGAAACAAGCGTTGATCCAACCCGTCAGCTTCTTGACCTCTCAGGCTGATGAAGGTTCCAACAGTGAAACACACCCAGTCCTTTTATTAAAGAGTCTACGGTGGATGGAAGTTTAAACAATTTAACCGCTGCCTTTTCCCTTTTGTCTCCCGCAGATCTGGTCATGAAGCTGTGATGGAGCCTGTGAATCCCATCTTTAAACCTCGTGTTCACCTGTAGTTTATGTGTTGTTTGTTGAAATGGACTGTGCTTTGCAGCTGTGTAAAGGAGCgtatatatttacataaatatgaTGACTTTCGGACTCTTTTTACCTTTATAAAGTCTCATCTTTTGAGCAGAAACTCGATGCCTGATTAAGGGACTTcgatgctaacattagcacacTATTCCAGCAAAATCCTGGattttcacattaaaatgacaACTAATGTTAGAAGCAAAAGTcctgtttcttctttattttcaaatcaatcaatcagacaAACGTGTGGGacggaaacaaaaaaaatggagaaGAACAAAACCAGAACTTCCAAATAAATTATCCTTTTAATGTTAACAGTAGTTTTCACCGTAACGTTGAACACCATCGTTTCCTGTGTTGAATGTTGCCGTTATAAATAGGAAAGAGATTGAAAACAGTTCTTTAAAGttcatctttttcctccccttggCAGTAACATGCTGCTCTCTGGCTGTTCATGTAGGGTCTGCAGCCCAGGGTCCACACTGTGTTGAACAACGTGTCTGCCACTGTTTCACACGCTGGgaacaaaacacaaagacagacacaacagaACAGCGTTTACATCCCAatttagatgtttttttaatccaacaAAAAAATCATGAATCATTCCAAAATCCTCCTTAAGGTGTCATTCTCTGCCAATTGAACCATTTAGTAGCGGGAAGGAAATCGTTTCCTTTCTTATGGTGAAACAATGAAAAGGTTCAAAGTTCACTGACCTTCGACTTTCGAAACAAAGCCGAGACTTTTCTTGAGGTCGGAACAGATGCTGTGGAGGCACCAGCGGAACTTGGAATCGCAGCGGTACTTGTTGGAGCCGCAGGTGTCGTAACACATGTCCAGTTGGTTGCAGCACTTTGTCATGGCAGGGATTCCCATGTCCATCTGGCAGATAGCAAAAACACCCTCAGAACAGGTAAAATAACTCTCCTGGGAGCTTTCTTCAATCTAACGTACCC from Takifugu flavidus isolate HTHZ2018 chromosome 6, ASM371156v2, whole genome shotgun sequence encodes the following:
- the LOC130527875 gene encoding zinc finger protein 318-like isoform X19; translation: MMNSLDWEDSVRKWQTTMNTYQKNDRGRMENPSGTHGTHQTSCHYRADTVHVPDTDPEDQELTRKLKELRGIEERKICREASPACKTVLEPSLGAPGEQSCRRTGTSLKERVNAILQQRQSNGFLSQSHFRSRIKSSDPSKGDKQLEDHPLKSRVKMLMTHRRRHPCVSPSITQPPPPPPPQRAASSLAENSVDQGFQRFLNVLNKGVDVDLLRKIVNADSEDLCLDDKRHNIQQNEVTDMSFRERPYSNDGNSLGEPSGQEESSTDPRSQERSQSSPIPDEDEKKEEELSPFSFRTSAMRNNKEDEEKIKHDQQHEQLQNILKSLGLQLEKEEMSQLANRTQERLYGKKTDNAIAQSRRQPDRHPKGSPRSSRGSSSSSCSCSSSRSRSSSSSYCGSSRSNVSKRRSNGSPARSGENLTGLENNPGTEKRLKTSNEDQQQSCAETQAWPPPNPSYSLSPLPDYTLSQYSQYSAYSTSSYHNTSSYWTYSQVATHPSFYPSSLPYAQNQCHNFPVNFVEHPRSFPDQWQMAPPLDQQCLPTPQMNMRKWRKRSKKKKKKLAWWWKRTEVKVVDNAEKKEPAVEQQPAPKEEGRVDQCHNGASVGQNPNAKNSEKSKNQLPKEEIKANLGKTCHNGASVGQNPKAKNSEKSKDQLTEEEIKANLMKTNPKAKNSEKSKDQLTEEEIKANLMKTCHNGASVGQNPKAKNSEKRKLTEEEIKANLMKTCHNGASVGQNPKAKNSEKSKHKLTEEEIKANLRKTLEAFNRKAKQALIQPVSFLTSQADEGSNSETHPVLLLKSLRWMEV
- the LOC130527875 gene encoding zinc finger protein 318-like isoform X22 translates to MMNSLDWEDSVRKWQTTMNTYQKNDRGRMENPSGTHGTHQTSCHYRADTVHVPDTDPEDQELTRKLKELRGIEERKICREASPACKTVLEPSLGAPGEQSCRRTGTSLKERVNAILQQRQSNGFLSQSHFRSRIKSSDPSKGDKQLEDHPLKSRVKMLMTHRRRHPCVSPSITQPPPPPPPQRAASSLAENSVDQGFQRFLNVLNKGVDVDLLRKIVNADSEDLCLDDKRHNIQQNEVTDMSFRERPYSNDGNSLGEPSGQEESSTDPRSQERSQSSPIPDEDEKKEEELSPFSFRTSAMRNNKEDEEKIKHDQQHEQLQNILKSLGLQLEKEEMSQLANRTQERLYGKKTDNAIAQSRRQPDRHPKGSPRSSRGSSSSSCSCSSSRSRSSSSSYCGSSRSNVSKRRSNGSPARSGENLTGLENNPGTEKRLKTSNEDQQQSCAETQAWPPPNPSYSLSPLPDYTLSQYSQYSAYSTSSYHNTSSYWTYSQVATHPSFYPSSLPYAQNQCHNFPVNFVEHPRSFPDQWQMAPPLDQQCLPTPQMNMRKWRKRSKKKKKKLAWWWKRTEVKVVDNAEKKEPAVEQQPAPKEEGRVDQCHNGASVGQNPNAKNSEKSKNQLPKEEIKANLGKTCHNGASVGQNPKAKNSEKSKDQLTEEEIKANLMKTNPKAKNSEKSKDQLTEEEIKANLMKTNPKAKNSEKRKLTEEEIKANLMKTCHNGASVGQNPKAKNSEKSKHKLTEEEIKANLRKTLEAFNRKAKQALIQPVSFLTSQADEGSNSETHPVLLLKSLRWMEV